The following proteins are encoded in a genomic region of Catellatospora sp. TT07R-123:
- a CDS encoding CD225/dispanin family protein, with translation MTYGAPQPQIDNNMTWSIVSIFFFWPLAIPAIINASKVNPLLQQGDFAGAQAAATESKKWSKLALIIGIAAWVLCCGCYIVMFVVGAANSSM, from the coding sequence ATGACCTACGGCGCTCCGCAGCCGCAGATCGACAACAACATGACGTGGTCGATCGTCTCCATCTTCTTCTTCTGGCCGCTGGCCATTCCGGCGATCATCAACGCCAGCAAGGTCAACCCGCTGCTGCAGCAGGGCGACTTCGCGGGTGCCCAGGCCGCCGCGACCGAGTCGAAGAAGTGGTCCAAGCTCGCTCTGATCATCGGTATCGCCGCGTGGGTGCTGTGCTGCGGCTGCTACATCGTGATGTTCGTCGTCGGAGCCGCGAACTCCTCGATGTGA
- a CDS encoding DUF4190 domain-containing protein — translation MTQPPTPPDTPEEPHRPYEPPAHRDQPGSPDVPPPPGEPVPPPPESPAGAPEPPPWPPLHDAESPFSPPAPEPYQPPPMLSDPTAPPPPGPPTPPPPPTPPVPAPPMPPVPPPPTVSDAAGPAGSGSGWPEPPGTNAGGAEPSPYEPPGPPAVPPPPPVTEPYRSGGTYGEPVPAPPPPPPAYGAPPPPPLSPGQGTVYQRAGGAQNNLLGWIGFVCGVLSTGCCCCPWLNGLPFLGGIPAIILGYLHLSRVKKGQASMSWLGWVAIVLGVIAIIGAICGLTTHWTDKVYNQYR, via the coding sequence TTGACGCAACCGCCGACGCCGCCGGACACGCCGGAGGAGCCCCACCGCCCGTACGAGCCGCCGGCGCACCGCGACCAGCCCGGCTCACCGGACGTGCCGCCCCCGCCGGGCGAGCCGGTGCCGCCGCCACCGGAGTCGCCGGCGGGCGCCCCGGAGCCGCCGCCGTGGCCGCCGCTGCACGACGCCGAGAGCCCGTTCAGCCCGCCCGCGCCGGAGCCGTACCAGCCGCCACCGATGCTGAGCGATCCGACCGCGCCGCCGCCACCCGGACCGCCGACGCCGCCACCGCCGCCGACCCCGCCGGTGCCCGCGCCGCCGATGCCGCCCGTGCCGCCGCCGCCGACGGTCTCCGACGCCGCCGGCCCGGCCGGTTCCGGTTCCGGCTGGCCGGAGCCGCCGGGCACGAACGCGGGCGGCGCCGAGCCCTCACCGTACGAGCCGCCGGGTCCGCCCGCCGTGCCACCACCACCGCCGGTCACCGAGCCGTACCGCAGCGGCGGCACCTACGGCGAGCCCGTGCCCGCCCCGCCACCGCCGCCGCCGGCCTACGGCGCGCCACCGCCGCCGCCGCTCAGCCCGGGGCAGGGCACGGTCTACCAGCGCGCGGGCGGCGCGCAGAACAACCTGCTCGGCTGGATCGGCTTCGTCTGCGGCGTGCTCAGCACCGGGTGCTGCTGCTGCCCGTGGCTCAACGGGCTGCCGTTCCTGGGCGGCATCCCGGCGATCATCCTCGGCTACCTGCACCTGTCCCGGGTGAAGAAGGGCCAGGCCTCGATGAGCTGGCTGGGCTGGGTGGCGATCGTGCTAGGCGTCATCGCCATCATCGGCGCGATCTGCGGGTTGACCACCCATTGGACGGACAAGGTGTACAACCAATACCGCTGA